The following nucleotide sequence is from Azoarcus sp. CIB.
CGCGCGCACGACTTCCAGCTGGGCTTCCATGAGTTCTTCCTTGGAGAAAGGAATGTCCATCATGTAGATCTTGCCGGAGTTGATCAGGCGCTGGGTGTGCTCGGGGAGGCGGAAAATCGCGGTGCCCTTGGCGGTCTTGTACGCGCGCACGCCCTCGAATACGGACAGGCCGTAGTGCAGGGAGTGGGTCAGGACGTGCGTCGTCGCCTCGCGCCACGGCACGAGTTTTCCGTCCTGCCAGATGAAACCGTCGCGGTCAGCCATGGACATGGTGGGATTCTCCAGCGGAATTGTGTTCAGAGGGGGATCCGCCCCGGAGGGCGGAACGAATTCGCGATTTTAGCGCAATCCCGGCGGGTTTGCCGGGATGCAGGGCGCTTGCGGCTTACTGCGGGTGCCAGCCGATGAAGATCATCATCGCGATGAAGCCGGCGACATAGGCGACCGGAATGTGCCAGCCCTTGCGCAGCCACAGGACGGCCGAACGGGCTTCCGGATACATGTTGGACAGGGCGACGCCGGCCGAGGAGCCGAACCACAGCATCGAACCGCCGAAGCCGACGGCATAGGCGAGGAAGCCCCAGTCGTAGCCGCCCTGGCGGATCGCGAGCGCGGTGAGCGGGATGTTGTCGAACACGGCGGAGACGAAGCCCAGGGCGAAGGCGCTCATCCACGAGGCGGGCGGCAGCTCGTTCACCGGCATCATCGATGCGCAGCCCACCAGTGCGAGCAGGAAGATCGAGCCCTTGGCGGTCTCCGGCAGGATCTCCCAGTCGTGGCGGCGCAGCTTCGCGGTGATCAGGATCGCGACCCACACGGCGACGCCGATGAAGGGGAAGCTGCTGGCGATGCTGGGCGCGGCGATGTTCACGGTGACGTTGGTGCCGATCGCGAGGCCGAGCATCAGCGCGACGATGGTAATGCGGCCCCAGTCGATGCGGGTGTGCTCGTGCGCGTGCCTGTTGATCGGCGACCAGGCGTGCTGCTGCTTGGCGGCGATGGTGCCGAAGATGCACAGCGCGACGGCGGCGCCGAGGGCGGCTTCGAGCACGGCGAGCGGCGAGATGCCGGCGATCCACATCATCGTCGTCGTGGTGTCACCGACGACGGAGCCGGCGCCGCCGGCGTTGGACGCGGCGACGATGGCCGCGAGGTAGCCGATATGCACCTTGGCGCGGAAGAGCTGGTGTGCCATCGCGCCGCCGATGAGCGCCGCGGCGATG
It contains:
- a CDS encoding citrate transporter, which produces MTPSLAGIPVDFILFAFTLLGVALFHHYTLYVALTGFTVISLYKIVFTGFAAGAGVAGWFAHLGHEWVTFANLFCLLMGFAILARHFEKSHVPVILPKFLPHDWKGPFALLVMIFFISAILDNIAAALIGGAMAHQLFRAKVHIGYLAAIVAASNAGGAGSVVGDTTTTMMWIAGISPLAVLEAALGAAVALCIFGTIAAKQQHAWSPINRHAHEHTRIDWGRITIVALMLGLAIGTNVTVNIAAPSIASSFPFIGVAVWVAILITAKLRRHDWEILPETAKGSIFLLALVGCASMMPVNELPPASWMSAFALGFVSAVFDNIPLTALAIRQGGYDWGFLAYAVGFGGSMLWFGSSAGVALSNMYPEARSAVLWLRKGWHIPVAYVAGFIAMMIFIGWHPQ